In Scatophagus argus isolate fScaArg1 chromosome 14, fScaArg1.pri, whole genome shotgun sequence, the following proteins share a genomic window:
- the LOC124070936 gene encoding UDP-glucuronosyltransferase 2A1-like yields the protein MGTTPLYRVCGIFAFLSVSLISITPPCDGGNILVFPVDGSHWINMKILLEELHAKGHNITVIRASNSWYIPEKSPLYTSINLEMDQSMENFFDVFLQDQIKAQREGASALTFIKLIKNFLSMIFEAHAVWSDALVQILEDEKMIKSLMDSKYDLVLTDPAMAPGIILAKYLKLPLVLNVRWITSGDGHFVIAPSPLSYIPVPGSGLTDKMDFIQRIKNMFFYSIIVFQQQFIVGPSYDVLCDKYIEGGCDIISLLQEADIWLFRSDFVFDFPRPTMPNVIYIGGFQCKPAQPLPADLEEFVQSSGDHGVIIMTLGTLVNALPIEIADEIASVFAKLPQKVIWRHKGERPSTLGNNTLIVDWMPQKDLLGHPQTKVFVAHGGTNGVQEAIYHGVPVLGIPLFFDQYDNLLRLQERGAGKIIQLGDVNSHSFEQGIKDVLHQDSYRENMQRLSRLHRDQPMAPMDQGIFWVEYVMRHKGAPHLRTESYKMPWYSYYCLDVLLVILTVVTVLLLSTLSIFRFLCCRRRRKIKTKQH from the exons ATGG GAACTACTCCACTGTATCGTGTGTGTGGAATATTTGCATTCCTCAGTGTATCTCTGATTTCCATCACACCACCTTGCGATGGAGGAAACATTCTGGTTTTCCCAGTCGATGGCAGCCACTGGATCAATATGAAGATCCTCCTGGAAGAACTTCATGCCAAGGGACACAACATCACTGTGATCAGGGCCTCCAACAGCTGGTACATCCCAGAAAAGTCTCCTCTCTACACATCTATTAACCTTGAAATGGATCAGAGTATGGAGAACTTTTTTGATGTATTCTTGCAGGATCAAATAAAA gcacagagagagggggCTTCAGCACTTACTTTCATCAAACTCATCAAGAATTTCCTTTCAATGATTTTTGAGGCCCATGCAGTGTGGTCTGATGCCCTTGTTCAAATATTGGAGGatgaaaagatgataaaaagctTAATGGATTCCAAATATGATCTTGTTCTCACTGACCCAGCCATGGCACCAGGGATTATACTAGCCAAGTATCTGAAACTGCCCTTGGTGCTCAATGTTCGCTGGATCACCAGTGGAGACGGCCACTTTGTGATAGCTCCCTCACCACTCTCTTACATCCCAGTGCCAGGATCAGGCTTGACGGACAAAATGGATTTCATCCAGAGGATCAAGAATATGTTTTTCTACAGCATCATAGTGTTCCAGCAGCAATTCATAGTTGGACCAAGCTATGATGTCCTCTGTGACAAATATATTGAGGGTGGATGTgacatcatctctcttcttCAGGAAGCCGACATTTGGCTGTTCAGgtcagattttgtgtttgatttcccACGGCCCACAATGCCAAATGTCATCTACATAGGAGGGTTCCAGTGCAAACCAGCACAACCTCTGCCAGCAGACCTGGAGGAGTTTGTACAGAGTTCTGGGGACCACGGAGTGATCATCATGACCTTGGGAACTTTGGTTAATGCTCTACCGATAGAGATTGCAGATGAAATTGCCAGCGTCTTTGCTAAGTTGCCTCAGAAG GTGATATGGAGGCACAAAGGGGAACGTCCATCTACTTTGGGCAACAACACCCTGATAGTGGACTGGATGCCACAGAAGGACCTCCTGGGCCACCCACAGACCAAAGTCTTTGTAGCTCATGGTGGAACCAATGGAGTCCAAGAGGCCATTTACCACGGGGTCCCTGTGCTCGGAATACCCTTGTTCTTTGACCAGTATGACAACCTTCTCCGTctgcaggagagaggagctggGAAGATCATTCAGCTGGGTGATGTTAATAGCCACAGTTTTGAGCAAGGTATCAAAGATGTACTCCATCAAGACAgctacagagagaacatgcaaagacTGTCACGTTTGCACAGAGATCAGCCAATGGCACCCATGGATCAGGGTATCTTCTGGGTGGAATATGTAATGCGTCACAAAGGTGCTCCGCATCTGCGTACAGAGTCATATAAGATGCCCTGGTACTCGTACTACTGTTTAGATGTACTTCTGGTAATACTGACTGTGGTGACTGTACTGCTGCTTTCTACTTTATCCATTTTCAGGTTCCTTTGCTGCAGACGTAGAAGAAAgatcaaaaccaaacaacactAA